The genomic interval GAATTATCACAGTCATTTTCCTGGGGCCTTTAAATCCTAGTATATTTTTCTCCTGTGAAATGGTTAATAGTTGCAGTGAGGTTCTGTCCAGTAAAAGATATGGCTGCCCAGACAAGTCATTTTTTTCACTGTAACTTACATAACATATTGCTGCAAGCTCTTGTCGGAGAGATTCTGTTTCCTTTATGAATGGCTTTCTTTCTGGATTCTCACCATTATCATATACAGTGAATTTTGTCCCCAAAACATTTGACCTGAAACAAAATCATAGACATATATTTCTCATTATCTTGAATTGAGCAAAAAGTGAGACAAGGTTACAAAATCAGAGTCTCAAGACAATGACCTTAGTTTGCCTATATAGCTGCTGGTGTCTCTGGATAAATCAGTGGGATCAATGGAGATCAGATAATTAGACGTTgtgctttttttcctttttctgccAGCCATAAGGAACACCTGAGAATGAAAGAATGACAAAGCAGGACTGAAATTCAGTAACTCCATAACTCAACAATAGGGAGAAAATACAGTAATACAATTCTGAATCATTTTGAATATACTTAGATTTACTGATATTAATTTTTGTTGCAatactaataaaaatatatatttttaattagatgatttttttttttcagattttccgCATTGGATTTAATAATTTCAAAATTCATCATATTTATTTCCTGATTTACATGTGCCAATCTCATATATATAACTCATAATTTCATTAGAAATAATCTTATAAAAAACAGTGTTTGCTGTGCTATTGccaaagtctgtgtgtgtgtgtgtgtgtgtgtgtgtgtgtgtgtgtatgtgtttggtgATGATCTCACAGGAATCTGTTTCAACAACAGTAAAGAATGACAAACACTTGGTTAATTTCGtgtctgtttaaacaaaaaattaaataaccTCATCTTACTTTCAATTTAGAGAGCATTTGATACAAGACAAaaggaagagggaaaaaaacaatgaaaaaacatTAGTTTCCTGAACTggaactttaaaaacaaaatcataacTGGACTCTCAATGACAATCCAACAAAACATTTTCCAATAGATTAAGAGTACCTCAGTATCAGTGACCGTGTCTGTGATTATTTGAATCATGAATATTTCAAACTGCGATCACTTTTTAGGACTGAGCTTGACCTGAATTGTGGAAGGAAATTTGGAAAATCTGAAAAGAGTGGAGCTATTAATGGAGCTAGAGCAACAAAGCTATAAGACAAAAGGAGGAAACATAAAATGTGGAATAATTATGTAAGctattctgagaaaaaaaggtCTTTAACTGCTCTgacacaaacattttacatgtgtcCTAATAGGTGTAATGGCAATAAAAATCGCAAATTGTGTTTTCTGAAAAGAAACTTTTCTCTCACCTTTTTCCCATCCTCCTTCTCCATGTGGAGGTAATATGTGGGGTAGATTCCTTTCTCCATTCCTCTTCTGTCCCTGGTAATGCGACACTGGATAGTCATGTCCCTTGGAGCAGCCCGAAGAGCAAACTGTTCCAGATCCTCCAGAGAGACTGGAGAAGTCTGGAAAAAGAAGAGGGAACAAgcaacacacatatacagaatGCAGCAATAAGCTGTTAAGCATTATGATAATACGCACAACCATTTAATAAATGATTTAGTTTATTATAATCAATAATTGGACATCATCCAATAAGCAGATTGTCAGTACAACATCTATTTACATGacaatgaaataataattattattctgacttttAATATAAGTAATGAATGGTCGTATTATTGTATCTCATTTGGCATCAGTTCTGTTGATCTTAGACTCACAGCAAACTGTacttttaaaatcaaaataagTAATTTGCTAAGCAACATAGAATATAACAATTACTAATCCAGTATAatgatttgtttattaacataaaTGCCAACCAAAGGAATACAGAACTAACCTGATGTGTGCACTTATATCTGCATCatataaatattcaaatgtAGCTGAACCATTCATGTTTTAAGAACTACTCTACAGTATATTAGAGCTTTAAAATCCATGGTCATCAAAAGTCTCACCTTTCCCAAATCTGAGGAGTTACTCTCTGATGAGGAACATCTGTAGTTGGAGTTCAGCGATGTAAGGTTGTAATTGTTCTTTGTACTCTTTTTGGactttttctgtgtttgtaaaTCTTCCTTCTCATCTTCATCAGCCCCGTTCTCCTCCATGCTGTCACTTAAATGGCACCTTGCTGTAATTATAAGAGcaacacttcacacacacacaaacactgcagctGGTTTGTCAGTGTAGCATAAATCTTAATCTTTATCAACTCAAATAACTACTTCCAATGATAGAGTGCAAAGCAAActtttaacataaataaatgtcagTGTATTTATAAGCTACCTAGGAACTTTATGACATgagcataaatattaaacaatgtatttataaataaatacttcaATATTTGTCAACAATTATGCCATTAATCACACAATGGCATACTATTTTATGAAGTAAATGacattgtatttatataaaggGCCTTGTACTTTGAGAGATATTTGCTTTATATAACACTGCTATGAAGGAATATCAGTCCAAAGGAATGGAAATTTTATGGcagatgtttatttaaaatatataatacatccAACCAAAAAAACTTAAATGGTTGATCCTTAAGTTCCTCAAAGCATAATCTAGGGTTTTagggatttatttatatattgtcaataatattattaaaagacTCAGAAAAGCTCTCTCTATAGATGCATATATTTCCTTTACATCTCTAAACAGATCACTTTAATTgtctaaaataaatgttaaattctTTAGTAAACTCACAGGCAGAGAAATGCTGCTTTTTCTTTGTTGGAGTTGGAGGGACTGGGATTTTTGACCAGTCTTCCCTTTCTTCCTCATCACTGTTTACATTAGCtttattttcctctctcttgAAGTCCACCACTGACTCAATCTGAATGGCTAGAAATGGACAGTGAAAATAGAAATATAACTAAAAATAATGCAGTCAAGTTTgatgaataaatatttgattaaatCTTTGCTAATATCACAATTTTCTTCCAAAAAAAGATAGTTATTCCACAAATGGGGCACAGATATCAGGGCAGGGCCACAGCTATGGGGTATATAGTTTCTTGCCAGTTTCCTTTTAGAAAATcccatttaaattttaatgagGCATCTCCTCTACCATTTAGAGAAGATTGTCAGCATTAGAATTTAgctgcttcaccatttaaggtggaatagatgCCAAGGAATGTAGCTGCTGTCCCATTTAATTTGGAAAAGAGGCACACCAAAATACCGTAAATGCTGCATCATAATAGGTGGgattaaaatgttcaaaaaaagtaaaaaaaaaaaattctgaatctGATGTACACACATTGTCACATTCTAACATTCTAATCTGCTGTAGGTCAAGTGCTGCATTGTAGCTTTAaactaatgtttaaaaaatttgtATCTTTATGTGCACCGTTACTGTTAGAAAACTAGCAATGTTACAACTTAAtgtcattatgctacaactTAAGATGGGTTGTTACTTAAAAGTTGCTCAGCAGAATTATACTGTTACTATGATAAAACATACCATTAGTTCAGGTAGAATTCTCCTCGTATATTCATTTCCAACAGTTTAGGGAACAGTATAGTAAGGCGTAAGAATGCTATTACTCACTTTGCTCTTCCTCTGATTTATTTGCTTTCTCTTTTGAGtcattcttcttttcttttttcttcattattttcttctctttttttccttctgcttCTCCTACATCATCCTGACTGAGCACTTACATGATAGACAATAGGTTACAACACTAAAAAAGAACTGCAATTACAGTGAAAAATGATAAATGATTcctgtttatgttttatgtcaAATACACTTACATTTGCCTTGGGCATTTTTAACtacttttttctttgttttcaccCCCTCTCCTTGGCCCTGTTGGTCCGCTGAGTGTTTAGGACTGTTGTGATTGGCTGTATCCAGGTCAATTGTCTTAATGATGGGCCGAACAGATGAAggtgtttcttttgatatcaCTGCAGTCTGAGGTGAGATGTTCATTTCATCCAAATTGATCTCCTCCAGCATGTTGTCATAAGCCTGCTCTAGAAGAGGATCTGACAGGTGATAGACaacatatttaacatatttatttgaattctAAAAATGGTTATTGGCTTtgacaaacattttatttatttatttaataaaactgatcaaactttaaagtgcactatgtgGAAGTTCTTTAAACATCACATTACATCTATCAGTGGGGTAGTAGGCAATAATGCTGCTTTCTAATCAGTAGATGGGTTTCAAgtcacagcttgctttcagcacacTAAGCTACACCTGTATAACTCCATGTGCCAATCCCTTAATTTATCTGTAATATAACTAACACTTTAAGTCACTCCGATTCAACTACAGTGTCTGCCCATGTTATCTctcatttataaataaagtaGATTGAAATATTCATATGAAATAACATATTCACAGACCCATCAGACCAAATACTCTTATctggcatgtacatttttttaattgtgaatGACATGTACATGGTGttcataataaaacaaaatgagaacaGTTAGGTAATAGTTGACAGTAGGAACATTGACATAGAAACATTGACTACTTAAACACATACAACAATTTTCTTATATTCAGGCCTTCCAATTTAAGCAAATACAGTTTGTATATTCAGGCCCTTGCTTATAAATAATTCATGCCTTAAAGAGGCTTTATGTGAGTGAGCAAATGTTTGAGTGAACAAggctttagttttgtttttaccATTTAGTGAGGTGTTGCTTTGAGACTGGCTAATTAACAATGCTGTGTCTTCAGGCCTAGATTTCTGCTTGCGGTTCTTTGGTCGAGCTTCAAGATTGGCCGTTATCATCTGAGTATTGGCTCGTCTCTTTTGCTGCTTCTTGATGAGAATCGTCCgctgttttcataaataaatatgttccTTTATATATTACAATCTACAGAACAACCTACAGAATAACCATATGTCACATTCTCTTTAAATAACAGTGCATTGaattaaatattgaaatataagaAATTATAGGATACTGAATGGTAAAATAAATCATAACCTTCAggaatggtaaaaaaaaacccattcaCTTGAAGGTATTCACATGAACACAATACTGATCAGTGTGTTATGAATACAAGAATATGATTGCTgttcttaaataaacaaataaataaagataccGTCAGAAGGGAAATGCGTTTTGTGCAAtattcaaacacaaacaacaaatagTAGATAAATGCACAGCCTACACTCACCTGATTATCAAGCTTCTGCTGGCGGAGCTCTTGGTCCTCCATTTCTTTTGTAGGAAGGTAGATTCAGCTAAATCTCTACAAATACGGTGCAGTACATTTATACACAACAACCACTAAAGACGTATAAGGTTCATGCTGGATTCTGAAGCATACAATGGTTTAAAagcacctgaaaaaaaaatagtttctttctttctactgTTCCATCTGATGTCTCCACCTGTGTATGACAGAAGGGAAAGAAGATTAAAGGAGATAATGTTCTTACACTCTGCACAGCCCTGCGATGCCATGCTGAGACTTACAGTCATCACTGACATCAGAGGCCACTCTGTTACTCTGCTCTAATCAACAGGTCCCACCTCACTCTTGACTACTGGAAATAAGTGGAATAAATCACTAAGAGTTGACTTCATATTACAACATCagtgtacatttatttttacatgattGATCTTCCATCACTTCAGTCCCTTCAATGCCCAGGATCGTCTGCCGGGCCAAAACTCCTAACCCACGTTTACCATTTCATTTTATATGTTCATTAAATGAGCAAAGAATAAGCTTGAGAATCAgttatgtttttatgtattCATGAACTATGCTTTTACAAACTTAGTTTAGCATAAATATTGGAACAAATACATGAATATAAAAATGCAgtgcaatatttatattttatatgcatTACCTGGTTTGTGTCTGAACCAATTTCTACAGATTCATTACGACTAAAGATAAAAAGGTCTGCCAAATCAGACTCATCCAGTTTTCTCTTCAAGAAGTGAAATGTATGCATAATTGGGCTTGAATAAGCAGGGTGAAATATTTTGGCCAGTCTAAAACGGGGTTTTCTTGCTCATTTCCCCTCATCTGTCAATAAAAGCCCACTTCAgactttttcttgttttcagtTCTTTTTTCAATTCCAGGATGGCTCTTTGTTCTCATGGCTGACAAGACTAGCATATGTTGTGTAAAGTTTGTATTCTTCACCTTGCAGACTTTGTGGGGTGTCATTATATATGCTGTTGTTGTGGTAAACTaaattatttaaaggaaaaaatccatctgtctttctctctctctctctctctctctctctctctctctctctctctctctctctctcactctctctctctctctctctctctcactctactcCACTCCAGAAGAGGGAGCTctgttttgttaaaaaaaaaaaaaaaaaaaccgagGCTGGTTGTTGTTGATGGAAGCAGACGCTGGGAATCTGACTTCGACTTCATCCTGAGATAAAGTTTCACTCGCTCTTCTCCAGTAGTCCGCTGCTCCTCCAGTGGGTGTCGTTTTCTtttcccagagagagagagagagaggatgatgaTGGACGCCTTGATGAACGCTTTATTGATCACGGTAACTCTATTCACACGATTGTATAGTTTTGTTGTCTCACAACTGCAGGTGACTGGCGAAAACATCCCACACCGTAGCGCGAGGATGTGACGTAGATGtacagggaaaaaaataaataccatGTACAGTGTGAGCTTACTAATGTTACTAAACCTAATATTCAATTTGAGCATCGTATACGTTATACGGTATGTTACATGCCTTTGTGGTAAAGTTTATACTCTAGGAGCTGTAACATGAACAAAAAGAGCCTCGGTGGCATGACGAAGCACTTCGtctttaaaactacagcttgCCTCAAATGGGCGAATTTAGAGCCAGAATTTGTCACAAACCTAAGGACCCAATACCGTCAACTTGCGGGGTggggctttcaagctgcaggTAATTATCGTTGTCCAAAGACAAACATGTTTCTCTCAAATAGAACATTTTGTAGAAGAAAAACCTTAACGTTCAGTGGAGGTCAGTGTAAAAGATAGTATTCCACGTAAATTTgtagcgtttctattggtccattcatcaaaaTTTTTTCATacactgtgaaggacagctgctgttttccaATAATgtactaaaatccacaaaaatggagatacgtatCGCTAGCTTTTTTTGACAGCAGTGGTGTTGCATATTAATTGAAGGCAATAATGTTTGGTTTCATATAAGCTGttttaatcattgttttatttcttggACAGAGCTTCTAAATGTAATTTTGAGGAATTTAGATTTGTTTTTAAGTGTTTAATTGCTAATTAAATTATTGAAGGGGGACAATTGAGTTTGTTACAGATATCATTTTGTTTAACAATTTGTTGTCATTCAGAATTGGCCACAGAtgggttttttgttgttgtataaaATGATTGACACACTCTGAAACTGAACTGAAAGCTGCTCAGGTATGCCGGCTTTAATTTGGACAATgctgtattttctttgtaatatttcaGCTTCTGTTCAAACATGACCCCTATTGGTAATTTCCCAGGTATTTTACTACTTCTTCTGTAGGTGAAttcctgaatgtgtgtgtgtgtatatgtgtgtgtatgtgtgtgtgagtatgaggACAAACAGGATGACTGATTTGCAGCTTATTTTCCATATTTAGTCAGGGGATTGATTGTAAATTGTGAAAAATTAGTTTTTCGTTCATATGGACACTTCAACTCCTTTGCTTTCTGTTGTGTAGTAAGGGGGTGTGACTAAAGCAGGCCTAGACTTTTCCTATAATTAAAGCAGACAGAAATGGATGGAGAGCCTTCAGATAAAATCAGACTTCTACTGCTGAACAAGCTGAAACTACCATAAATCAATACGACCAGTAAACATGTACAGCATTTAATGAGTTTGCTCACATAGTTAGGCTCATCTTCCTTTGACTTGGGCCATTCTTTATCTGTATCGGAAAATCAAGTTCCAGGATTGAGCAATGATCAATGGCATTCCTGTCATCTGTTTATTAACCCATTTATGTCCACGTCTGACATTTTAAATATCTGTTTATTCCTATATGTATGGAAATATTTGCTTTTGGATAGAAAAATACACCTTTATTGTCACACAGTGCAAGTACAGGTCAACCAAATGCAAATTAACATCTACCAGAAAGAATAGTACAAAAATGACACTGAGTAcagttaaagaaagaaaaaaaatgtatttcttgtCATTGCACAAAATACATCAAATTTATGCCTCAATATTTAACCCAGctgtagcagtgaacacacacacgaacacactgGTGCACTAGGGACAGCAACCAAATACATAACCAGCGGTAGGGGTGGggtggatgttgaaggaggaaACAGTGCTGTTCCACCACTGCCATCACCCACAATTTTCATGCCTTTTGATGGGATTGACACAGTGACAGTTAAAAAAATTTCTCCGCTGTCCCATAATAAATACGGCCAATATAAACAACGTGTAATGTTTGCTAAGCATGAACTGTAAATATacataccattcattcattgtctgtaaccgcttatccagttcagggtcgtggagggtctggagcctacccggaatcactgggcacaaggcaccaaactctggagggggcgccagtccttcacagggcgacacacgctcacacattaacacctatggacaccttttaGTAGCCAATCCatgtaccaacgtgtgtttttggaccatgggaggaaattcacgtggacacagggagaacacactaaacacctcacagacagtcacccacaaccCTAAGATCATGGAGCTGCGtgacatatattttttaaatgaatcaaTACAATATCCtaattttatcatttaaattacattaaattaaattaatcaaaACAGGTTCTGTGGCATTGTCTCATTGTACTGTGCTGTTGCTGGTGATGAATAGGTTAAGGCAAATAAAGGGGCTGGGGAATGGGGTGGGGGTACTTCTGCCAAAGGTCAAAGAGCAGGCAGATGATtgtgtgctgtttatttttgctgtggATGGAGAGATCAGCACACTGCTGAGATGTATCCTGATGTAGACTTGGAGAGGGACTTTTCCTTCAATGAATTTTTCAGCCAGGTGTTTAGGATTGTACAATTTTGGCAAACTCAAGAACCAAAAGAAAAGTACAAGTGAGTAAAAACGTCTTCATGGTGTTGCAGATAACAGAGGAAAAATTAGGAAAAAAACTGACCACTGATTTTAAACGCTgtttgcttttctttctttctcttcttcgtTCCACAGATGTTCAATGTGCTGGTTCGACTTTAGTAGGATGATCAAAAGTCAGGAAGATGTAAGACCTCAaactcattttatttaatggatTTGCTGTTATTCTGAAATCTAACAACTCTGATTTTGGACTTGGATTATTAGGGCCAGTTGATCTTTACGGTttgtgaataattaaaaaaaaaaagcagaagtaGAATTAGAAACCTTAAGTAACACGCAGGTGTTATGATTCATCttcttcaaatatatttatgatttCATAGCTACAGGGATTCCTCATGACAACTGTAATAAGTGCTTGGTGTACATATAAAgagttttaatatgttttaaagcaaaaCTTATAATGATGTTATTCTTCAATAACTATTCTTATAAAGCAAATGATTTTTACAAAAGGAAATAATTAAGTTCAACTTAGGCACATTTATATTGAAAGATCCAATGGCTTTATTGAGTAGTTgatagtttttttgtttgtttgtttttttggaggattttttttattttatctcacTCACAGATTGGATAAAATGTAGgaatttgatcatttttaacatcttaaaatatatgtgaagttttaaaatctaAAGATGAATTAATTCTTATAAAGATATTGTTACTGAATCCAAACGCTTTGTTGTCGTCAGGAATTCATTACTGTGAGGGTTCAAGATCCTCGGGTAATGAATGAAGGATCATGGAACTCTTATGTGGACTTCAAGATTTTCCTTCATGTAAGTAGCTTATTCAAAGGTTTTTcctataaatgttttttaaatgtatttaaaatatgagttcaatgtaaaatgtataaacTGTTCTACAAAGTAAGTATTATTTTCTTATGTCACCTgagtttttttgtttctgttccaAGACTAACAGCAAGGCATTCACAGCTAAAACCTCCTGTGTGCGCCGTCGGTACAGTGAGTTTGTGTGGCTGAAAAGGAAACTGCAAAAGAATGCTGGCCTTGTGTAAGTTGATTTGTGAAAATTCTGAATTCTGAATGGATCAGAAATCCTATATGTATAATAGTATAC from Hoplias malabaricus isolate fHopMal1 chromosome 3, fHopMal1.hap1, whole genome shotgun sequence carries:
- the si:dkey-220f10.4 gene encoding tubby protein homolog encodes the protein MEDQELRQQKLDNQRTILIKKQQKRRANTQMITANLEARPKNRKQKSRPEDTALLISQSQSNTSLNDPLLEQAYDNMLEEINLDEMNISPQTAVISKETPSSVRPIIKTIDLDTANHNSPKHSADQQGQGEGVKTKKKVVKNAQGKLLSQDDVGEAEGKKEKKIMKKKEKKNDSKEKANKSEEEQTIQIESVVDFKREENKANVNSDEEEREDWSKIPVPPTPTKKKQHFSASRCHLSDSMEENGADEDEKEDLQTQKKSKKSTKNNYNLTSLNSNYRCSSSESNSSDLGKTSPVSLEDLEQFALRAAPRDMTIQCRITRDRRGMEKGIYPTYYLHMEKEDGKKVFLMAGRKRKKSTTSNYLISIDPTDLSRDTSSYIGKLRSNVLGTKFTVYDNGENPERKPFIKETESLRQELAAICYEKNILGFKGPRKMTVIIPGMHENDERVNIQPKNELESLLTRYENGNTENLVCLVNKSPSWNEQTQSYVLNFHGRVTQASVKNFQIVHPDNEEYIVMQFGRVAEDVFSMDFSFPMCALQAFAITLSSFDGKLACE